One stretch of Ficedula albicollis isolate OC2 chromosome 7, FicAlb1.5, whole genome shotgun sequence DNA includes these proteins:
- the PCBP3 gene encoding poly(rC)-binding protein 3 isoform X11 encodes MESKVSEGGLNVTLTIRLLMHGKEVGSIIGKKGETVKKMREESGARINISEGNCPERIVTITGPTDAIFKAFAMIAYKFEEDITNSMSNSTATSKPPVTLRLVVPASQCGSLIGKGGSKIKEIRESTGAQVQVAGDMLPNSTERAVTISGTPDAIIQCVKQICVVMLESPPKGATIPYRPKPASTPVIFAGGQAYTIQGQYAIPHPDQLTKLHQLAMQQTPFTPLGQTTPAFPGEKLPLHSSEEAQNLMGQSSGLDASPPASTHELTIPNDLIGCIIGRQGTKINEIRQMSGAQIKIANATEGSSERQITITGTPANISLAQYLINASSADPDPHGRNTFTA; translated from the exons ATGGAGTCCAAGGTCTCCGAAGGTGGCCTCAACGTCACCCTCACCATCCGGCTGCTGATGCACGGCAAG gAAGTTGGAAGCATCATTGGGAAG AAAGGAGAGACCGTGAAGAAGATGCGTGAGGAG AGTGGGGCAAGGATCAACATTTCAGAGGGGAACTGCCCTGAGCGGATTGTGACGATCACTGGCCCCACCGATGCCATCTTCAAGGCTTTTGCCATGATCGCCTACAAATTTGAGGAG gaCATAACCAACTCCATGAGCAACAGCACAGCTACCAGCAAACCTCCGGTGACACTGCGGCTGGTGGTGCCGGCGAGTCAGTGCGGCTCCCTCATCGGCAAGGGCGGCTCCAAGATCAAGGAAATCCGAGAG TCCACAGGTGCACAGGTCCAAGTGGCGGGGGACATGCTGCCCAACTCCACGGAGCGGGCGGTGACGATCTCGGGAACACCTGACGCAATTATCCAGTGTGTCAAACAGATCTGTGTGGTGATGCTGGAG TCCCCACCAAAAGGTGCCACCATTCCCTACCGCCCAAAGCCCGCCTCCACCCCTGTCATTTTTGCAGGTGGTCAG GCCTATACAATTCAGGGACAATACGCTATTCCACACCCGGAT CAGTTGACCAAGCTCCACCAGTTGGCTATGCAGCAAACCCCCTTTACTCCCCTTGGACAGACCACCCCCGCTTTCCCTG GAGAAAAGCTGCCCTTACATTCCTCCGAAGAAGCTCAAAATCTGATGGGCCAGTCATCAG GTTTGGATGCCAGTCCCCCGGCCAGTACTCATGAACTCACCATTCCCAATGAT CTAATAGGCTGCATAATTGGACGCCAAGGGACCAAAATCAATGAAATTCGGCAGATGTCGGGAGCGCAGATCAAAATCGCCAATGCCACAGAAGGGTCATCGGAGCGCCAAATCACCATCACAGGAACCCCTGCAAACATCAGCCTTGCGCAGTACCTCATCAACGCCAG CTCCGCAGACCCTGACCCCCACGGGAGGAACACCTTCACCGCCTGA
- the PCBP3 gene encoding poly(rC)-binding protein 3 isoform X2 — MPWTAGLPAVLSMLFSGVARPSQESLWSSRPSCREMESKVSEGGLNVTLTIRLLMHGKEVGSIIGKKGETVKKMREESGARINISEGNCPERIVTITGPTDAIFKAFAMIAYKFEEDITNSMSNSTATSKPPVTLRLVVPASQCGSLIGKGGSKIKEIRESTGAQVQVAGDMLPNSTERAVTISGTPDAIIQCVKQICVVMLESPPKGATIPYRPKPASTPVIFAGGQAYTIQGQYAIPHPDLTKLHQLAMQQTPFTPLGQTTPAFPGEKLPLHSSEEAQNLMGQSSGLDASPPASTHELTIPNDLIGCIIGRQGTKINEIRQMSGAQIKIANATEGSSERQITITGTPANISLAQYLINASSADPDPHGRNTFTA, encoded by the exons GAAATGGAGTCCAAGGTCTCCGAAGGTGGCCTCAACGTCACCCTCACCATCCGGCTGCTGATGCACGGCAAG gAAGTTGGAAGCATCATTGGGAAG AAAGGAGAGACCGTGAAGAAGATGCGTGAGGAG AGTGGGGCAAGGATCAACATTTCAGAGGGGAACTGCCCTGAGCGGATTGTGACGATCACTGGCCCCACCGATGCCATCTTCAAGGCTTTTGCCATGATCGCCTACAAATTTGAGGAG gaCATAACCAACTCCATGAGCAACAGCACAGCTACCAGCAAACCTCCGGTGACACTGCGGCTGGTGGTGCCGGCGAGTCAGTGCGGCTCCCTCATCGGCAAGGGCGGCTCCAAGATCAAGGAAATCCGAGAG TCCACAGGTGCACAGGTCCAAGTGGCGGGGGACATGCTGCCCAACTCCACGGAGCGGGCGGTGACGATCTCGGGAACACCTGACGCAATTATCCAGTGTGTCAAACAGATCTGTGTGGTGATGCTGGAG TCCCCACCAAAAGGTGCCACCATTCCCTACCGCCCAAAGCCCGCCTCCACCCCTGTCATTTTTGCAGGTGGTCAG GCCTATACAATTCAGGGACAATACGCTATTCCACACCCGGAT TTGACCAAGCTCCACCAGTTGGCTATGCAGCAAACCCCCTTTACTCCCCTTGGACAGACCACCCCCGCTTTCCCTG GAGAAAAGCTGCCCTTACATTCCTCCGAAGAAGCTCAAAATCTGATGGGCCAGTCATCAG GTTTGGATGCCAGTCCCCCGGCCAGTACTCATGAACTCACCATTCCCAATGAT CTAATAGGCTGCATAATTGGACGCCAAGGGACCAAAATCAATGAAATTCGGCAGATGTCGGGAGCGCAGATCAAAATCGCCAATGCCACAGAAGGGTCATCGGAGCGCCAAATCACCATCACAGGAACCCCTGCAAACATCAGCCTTGCGCAGTACCTCATCAACGCCAG CTCCGCAGACCCTGACCCCCACGGGAGGAACACCTTCACCGCCTGA
- the PCBP3 gene encoding poly(rC)-binding protein 3 isoform X1, producing the protein MPWTAGLPAVLSMLFSGVARPSQESLWSSRPSCREMESKVSEGGLNVTLTIRLLMHGKEVGSIIGKKGETVKKMREESGARINISEGNCPERIVTITGPTDAIFKAFAMIAYKFEEDITNSMSNSTATSKPPVTLRLVVPASQCGSLIGKGGSKIKEIRESTGAQVQVAGDMLPNSTERAVTISGTPDAIIQCVKQICVVMLESPPKGATIPYRPKPASTPVIFAGGQAYTIQGQYAIPHPDQLTKLHQLAMQQTPFTPLGQTTPAFPGEKLPLHSSEEAQNLMGQSSGLDASPPASTHELTIPNDLIGCIIGRQGTKINEIRQMSGAQIKIANATEGSSERQITITGTPANISLAQYLINASSADPDPHGRNTFTA; encoded by the exons GAAATGGAGTCCAAGGTCTCCGAAGGTGGCCTCAACGTCACCCTCACCATCCGGCTGCTGATGCACGGCAAG gAAGTTGGAAGCATCATTGGGAAG AAAGGAGAGACCGTGAAGAAGATGCGTGAGGAG AGTGGGGCAAGGATCAACATTTCAGAGGGGAACTGCCCTGAGCGGATTGTGACGATCACTGGCCCCACCGATGCCATCTTCAAGGCTTTTGCCATGATCGCCTACAAATTTGAGGAG gaCATAACCAACTCCATGAGCAACAGCACAGCTACCAGCAAACCTCCGGTGACACTGCGGCTGGTGGTGCCGGCGAGTCAGTGCGGCTCCCTCATCGGCAAGGGCGGCTCCAAGATCAAGGAAATCCGAGAG TCCACAGGTGCACAGGTCCAAGTGGCGGGGGACATGCTGCCCAACTCCACGGAGCGGGCGGTGACGATCTCGGGAACACCTGACGCAATTATCCAGTGTGTCAAACAGATCTGTGTGGTGATGCTGGAG TCCCCACCAAAAGGTGCCACCATTCCCTACCGCCCAAAGCCCGCCTCCACCCCTGTCATTTTTGCAGGTGGTCAG GCCTATACAATTCAGGGACAATACGCTATTCCACACCCGGAT CAGTTGACCAAGCTCCACCAGTTGGCTATGCAGCAAACCCCCTTTACTCCCCTTGGACAGACCACCCCCGCTTTCCCTG GAGAAAAGCTGCCCTTACATTCCTCCGAAGAAGCTCAAAATCTGATGGGCCAGTCATCAG GTTTGGATGCCAGTCCCCCGGCCAGTACTCATGAACTCACCATTCCCAATGAT CTAATAGGCTGCATAATTGGACGCCAAGGGACCAAAATCAATGAAATTCGGCAGATGTCGGGAGCGCAGATCAAAATCGCCAATGCCACAGAAGGGTCATCGGAGCGCCAAATCACCATCACAGGAACCCCTGCAAACATCAGCCTTGCGCAGTACCTCATCAACGCCAG CTCCGCAGACCCTGACCCCCACGGGAGGAACACCTTCACCGCCTGA
- the PCBP3 gene encoding poly(rC)-binding protein 3 isoform X9: protein MPWTAGLPAVLSMLFSGVARPSQESLWSSRPSCREMESKVSEGGLNVTLTIRLLMHGKEVGSIIGKKGETVKKMREESGARINISEGNCPERIVTITGPTDAIFKAFAMIAYKFEEDITNSMSNSTATSKPPVTLRLVVPASQCGSLIGKGGSKIKEIRESTGAQVQVAGDMLPNSTERAVTISGTPDAIIQCVKQICVVMLEAYTIQGQYAIPHPDLTKLHQLAMQQTPFTPLGQTTPAFPGEKLPLHSSEEAQNLMGQSSGLDASPPASTHELTIPNDLIGCIIGRQGTKINEIRQMSGAQIKIANATEGSSERQITITGTPANISLAQYLINASSADPDPHGRNTFTA from the exons GAAATGGAGTCCAAGGTCTCCGAAGGTGGCCTCAACGTCACCCTCACCATCCGGCTGCTGATGCACGGCAAG gAAGTTGGAAGCATCATTGGGAAG AAAGGAGAGACCGTGAAGAAGATGCGTGAGGAG AGTGGGGCAAGGATCAACATTTCAGAGGGGAACTGCCCTGAGCGGATTGTGACGATCACTGGCCCCACCGATGCCATCTTCAAGGCTTTTGCCATGATCGCCTACAAATTTGAGGAG gaCATAACCAACTCCATGAGCAACAGCACAGCTACCAGCAAACCTCCGGTGACACTGCGGCTGGTGGTGCCGGCGAGTCAGTGCGGCTCCCTCATCGGCAAGGGCGGCTCCAAGATCAAGGAAATCCGAGAG TCCACAGGTGCACAGGTCCAAGTGGCGGGGGACATGCTGCCCAACTCCACGGAGCGGGCGGTGACGATCTCGGGAACACCTGACGCAATTATCCAGTGTGTCAAACAGATCTGTGTGGTGATGCTGGAG GCCTATACAATTCAGGGACAATACGCTATTCCACACCCGGAT TTGACCAAGCTCCACCAGTTGGCTATGCAGCAAACCCCCTTTACTCCCCTTGGACAGACCACCCCCGCTTTCCCTG GAGAAAAGCTGCCCTTACATTCCTCCGAAGAAGCTCAAAATCTGATGGGCCAGTCATCAG GTTTGGATGCCAGTCCCCCGGCCAGTACTCATGAACTCACCATTCCCAATGAT CTAATAGGCTGCATAATTGGACGCCAAGGGACCAAAATCAATGAAATTCGGCAGATGTCGGGAGCGCAGATCAAAATCGCCAATGCCACAGAAGGGTCATCGGAGCGCCAAATCACCATCACAGGAACCCCTGCAAACATCAGCCTTGCGCAGTACCTCATCAACGCCAG CTCCGCAGACCCTGACCCCCACGGGAGGAACACCTTCACCGCCTGA
- the PCBP3 gene encoding poly(rC)-binding protein 3 isoform X6, which yields MPWTAGLPAVLSMLFSGVARPSQESLWSSRPSCREMESKVSEGGLNVTLTIRLLMHGKEVGSIIGKKGETVKKMREESGARINISEGNCPERIVTITGPTDAIFKAFAMIAYKFEEDITNSMSNSTATSKPPVTLRLVVPASQCGSLIGKGGSKIKEIRESTGAQVQVAGDMLPNSTERAVTISGTPDAIIQCVKQICVVMLESPPKGATIPYRPKPASTPVIFAGGQAYTIQGQYAIPHPDLTKLHQLAMQQTPFTPLGQTTPAFPGLDASPPASTHELTIPNDLIGCIIGRQGTKINEIRQMSGAQIKIANATEGSSERQITITGTPANISLAQYLINASSADPDPHGRNTFTA from the exons GAAATGGAGTCCAAGGTCTCCGAAGGTGGCCTCAACGTCACCCTCACCATCCGGCTGCTGATGCACGGCAAG gAAGTTGGAAGCATCATTGGGAAG AAAGGAGAGACCGTGAAGAAGATGCGTGAGGAG AGTGGGGCAAGGATCAACATTTCAGAGGGGAACTGCCCTGAGCGGATTGTGACGATCACTGGCCCCACCGATGCCATCTTCAAGGCTTTTGCCATGATCGCCTACAAATTTGAGGAG gaCATAACCAACTCCATGAGCAACAGCACAGCTACCAGCAAACCTCCGGTGACACTGCGGCTGGTGGTGCCGGCGAGTCAGTGCGGCTCCCTCATCGGCAAGGGCGGCTCCAAGATCAAGGAAATCCGAGAG TCCACAGGTGCACAGGTCCAAGTGGCGGGGGACATGCTGCCCAACTCCACGGAGCGGGCGGTGACGATCTCGGGAACACCTGACGCAATTATCCAGTGTGTCAAACAGATCTGTGTGGTGATGCTGGAG TCCCCACCAAAAGGTGCCACCATTCCCTACCGCCCAAAGCCCGCCTCCACCCCTGTCATTTTTGCAGGTGGTCAG GCCTATACAATTCAGGGACAATACGCTATTCCACACCCGGAT TTGACCAAGCTCCACCAGTTGGCTATGCAGCAAACCCCCTTTACTCCCCTTGGACAGACCACCCCCGCTTTCCCTG GTTTGGATGCCAGTCCCCCGGCCAGTACTCATGAACTCACCATTCCCAATGAT CTAATAGGCTGCATAATTGGACGCCAAGGGACCAAAATCAATGAAATTCGGCAGATGTCGGGAGCGCAGATCAAAATCGCCAATGCCACAGAAGGGTCATCGGAGCGCCAAATCACCATCACAGGAACCCCTGCAAACATCAGCCTTGCGCAGTACCTCATCAACGCCAG CTCCGCAGACCCTGACCCCCACGGGAGGAACACCTTCACCGCCTGA
- the PCBP3 gene encoding poly(rC)-binding protein 3 isoform X5: MPWTAGLPAVLSMLFSGVARPSQESLWSSRPSCREMESKVSEGGLNVTLTIRLLMHGKEVGSIIGKKGETVKKMREESGARINISEGNCPERIVTITGPTDAIFKAFAMIAYKFEEDITNSMSNSTATSKPPVTLRLVVPASQCGSLIGKGGSKIKEIRESTGAQVQVAGDMLPNSTERAVTISGTPDAIIQCVKQICVVMLESPPKGATIPYRPKPASTPVIFAGGQAYTIQGQYAIPHPDQLTKLHQLAMQQTPFTPLGQTTPAFPGLDASPPASTHELTIPNDLIGCIIGRQGTKINEIRQMSGAQIKIANATEGSSERQITITGTPANISLAQYLINASSADPDPHGRNTFTA, from the exons GAAATGGAGTCCAAGGTCTCCGAAGGTGGCCTCAACGTCACCCTCACCATCCGGCTGCTGATGCACGGCAAG gAAGTTGGAAGCATCATTGGGAAG AAAGGAGAGACCGTGAAGAAGATGCGTGAGGAG AGTGGGGCAAGGATCAACATTTCAGAGGGGAACTGCCCTGAGCGGATTGTGACGATCACTGGCCCCACCGATGCCATCTTCAAGGCTTTTGCCATGATCGCCTACAAATTTGAGGAG gaCATAACCAACTCCATGAGCAACAGCACAGCTACCAGCAAACCTCCGGTGACACTGCGGCTGGTGGTGCCGGCGAGTCAGTGCGGCTCCCTCATCGGCAAGGGCGGCTCCAAGATCAAGGAAATCCGAGAG TCCACAGGTGCACAGGTCCAAGTGGCGGGGGACATGCTGCCCAACTCCACGGAGCGGGCGGTGACGATCTCGGGAACACCTGACGCAATTATCCAGTGTGTCAAACAGATCTGTGTGGTGATGCTGGAG TCCCCACCAAAAGGTGCCACCATTCCCTACCGCCCAAAGCCCGCCTCCACCCCTGTCATTTTTGCAGGTGGTCAG GCCTATACAATTCAGGGACAATACGCTATTCCACACCCGGAT CAGTTGACCAAGCTCCACCAGTTGGCTATGCAGCAAACCCCCTTTACTCCCCTTGGACAGACCACCCCCGCTTTCCCTG GTTTGGATGCCAGTCCCCCGGCCAGTACTCATGAACTCACCATTCCCAATGAT CTAATAGGCTGCATAATTGGACGCCAAGGGACCAAAATCAATGAAATTCGGCAGATGTCGGGAGCGCAGATCAAAATCGCCAATGCCACAGAAGGGTCATCGGAGCGCCAAATCACCATCACAGGAACCCCTGCAAACATCAGCCTTGCGCAGTACCTCATCAACGCCAG CTCCGCAGACCCTGACCCCCACGGGAGGAACACCTTCACCGCCTGA
- the PCBP3 gene encoding poly(rC)-binding protein 3 isoform X8, translating to MPWTAGLPAVLSMLFSGVARPSQESLWSSRPSCREMESKVSEGGLNVTLTIRLLMHGKEVGSIIGKKGETVKKMREESGARINISEGNCPERIVTITGPTDAIFKAFAMIAYKFEEDITNSMSNSTATSKPPVTLRLVVPASQCGSLIGKGGSKIKEIRESTGAQVQVAGDMLPNSTERAVTISGTPDAIIQCVKQICVVMLEAYTIQGQYAIPHPDQLTKLHQLAMQQTPFTPLGQTTPAFPGEKLPLHSSEEAQNLMGQSSGLDASPPASTHELTIPNDLIGCIIGRQGTKINEIRQMSGAQIKIANATEGSSERQITITGTPANISLAQYLINASSADPDPHGRNTFTA from the exons GAAATGGAGTCCAAGGTCTCCGAAGGTGGCCTCAACGTCACCCTCACCATCCGGCTGCTGATGCACGGCAAG gAAGTTGGAAGCATCATTGGGAAG AAAGGAGAGACCGTGAAGAAGATGCGTGAGGAG AGTGGGGCAAGGATCAACATTTCAGAGGGGAACTGCCCTGAGCGGATTGTGACGATCACTGGCCCCACCGATGCCATCTTCAAGGCTTTTGCCATGATCGCCTACAAATTTGAGGAG gaCATAACCAACTCCATGAGCAACAGCACAGCTACCAGCAAACCTCCGGTGACACTGCGGCTGGTGGTGCCGGCGAGTCAGTGCGGCTCCCTCATCGGCAAGGGCGGCTCCAAGATCAAGGAAATCCGAGAG TCCACAGGTGCACAGGTCCAAGTGGCGGGGGACATGCTGCCCAACTCCACGGAGCGGGCGGTGACGATCTCGGGAACACCTGACGCAATTATCCAGTGTGTCAAACAGATCTGTGTGGTGATGCTGGAG GCCTATACAATTCAGGGACAATACGCTATTCCACACCCGGAT CAGTTGACCAAGCTCCACCAGTTGGCTATGCAGCAAACCCCCTTTACTCCCCTTGGACAGACCACCCCCGCTTTCCCTG GAGAAAAGCTGCCCTTACATTCCTCCGAAGAAGCTCAAAATCTGATGGGCCAGTCATCAG GTTTGGATGCCAGTCCCCCGGCCAGTACTCATGAACTCACCATTCCCAATGAT CTAATAGGCTGCATAATTGGACGCCAAGGGACCAAAATCAATGAAATTCGGCAGATGTCGGGAGCGCAGATCAAAATCGCCAATGCCACAGAAGGGTCATCGGAGCGCCAAATCACCATCACAGGAACCCCTGCAAACATCAGCCTTGCGCAGTACCTCATCAACGCCAG CTCCGCAGACCCTGACCCCCACGGGAGGAACACCTTCACCGCCTGA
- the PCBP3 gene encoding poly(rC)-binding protein 3 isoform X7, with protein sequence MPWTAGLPAVLSMLFSGVARPSQESLWSSRPSCREMESKVSEGGLNVTLTIRLLMHGKEVGSIIGKKGETVKKMREESGARINISEGNCPERIVTITGPTDAIFKAFAMIAYKFEEDITNSMSNSTATSKPPVTLRLVVPASQCGSLIGKGGSKIKEIRESTGAQVQVAGDMLPNSTERAVTISGTPDAIIQCVKQICVVMLESPPKGATIPYRPKPASTPVIFAGGQAYTIQGQYAIPHPDLTKLHQLAMQQTPFTPLGQTTPAFPGLDASPPASTHELTIPNDLIGCIIGRQGTKINEIRQMSGAQIKIANATEGSSERQITITGTPANISLAQYLINARLTSEVTGMGAI encoded by the exons GAAATGGAGTCCAAGGTCTCCGAAGGTGGCCTCAACGTCACCCTCACCATCCGGCTGCTGATGCACGGCAAG gAAGTTGGAAGCATCATTGGGAAG AAAGGAGAGACCGTGAAGAAGATGCGTGAGGAG AGTGGGGCAAGGATCAACATTTCAGAGGGGAACTGCCCTGAGCGGATTGTGACGATCACTGGCCCCACCGATGCCATCTTCAAGGCTTTTGCCATGATCGCCTACAAATTTGAGGAG gaCATAACCAACTCCATGAGCAACAGCACAGCTACCAGCAAACCTCCGGTGACACTGCGGCTGGTGGTGCCGGCGAGTCAGTGCGGCTCCCTCATCGGCAAGGGCGGCTCCAAGATCAAGGAAATCCGAGAG TCCACAGGTGCACAGGTCCAAGTGGCGGGGGACATGCTGCCCAACTCCACGGAGCGGGCGGTGACGATCTCGGGAACACCTGACGCAATTATCCAGTGTGTCAAACAGATCTGTGTGGTGATGCTGGAG TCCCCACCAAAAGGTGCCACCATTCCCTACCGCCCAAAGCCCGCCTCCACCCCTGTCATTTTTGCAGGTGGTCAG GCCTATACAATTCAGGGACAATACGCTATTCCACACCCGGAT TTGACCAAGCTCCACCAGTTGGCTATGCAGCAAACCCCCTTTACTCCCCTTGGACAGACCACCCCCGCTTTCCCTG GTTTGGATGCCAGTCCCCCGGCCAGTACTCATGAACTCACCATTCCCAATGAT CTAATAGGCTGCATAATTGGACGCCAAGGGACCAAAATCAATGAAATTCGGCAGATGTCGGGAGCGCAGATCAAAATCGCCAATGCCACAGAAGGGTCATCGGAGCGCCAAATCACCATCACAGGAACCCCTGCAAACATCAGCCTTGCGCAGTACCTCATCAACGCCAG GCTGACGTCTGAGGTCACTGGAATGGGCGCAATCTAA
- the PCBP3 gene encoding poly(rC)-binding protein 3 isoform X4 has translation MPWTAGLPAVLSMLFSGVARPSQESLWSSRPSCREMESKVSEGGLNVTLTIRLLMHGKEVGSIIGKKGETVKKMREESGARINISEGNCPERIVTITGPTDAIFKAFAMIAYKFEEDITNSMSNSTATSKPPVTLRLVVPASQCGSLIGKGGSKIKEIRESTGAQVQVAGDMLPNSTERAVTISGTPDAIIQCVKQICVVMLESPPKGATIPYRPKPASTPVIFAGGQAYTIQGQYAIPHPDLTKLHQLAMQQTPFTPLGQTTPAFPGEKLPLHSSEEAQNLMGQSSGLDASPPASTHELTIPNDLIGCIIGRQGTKINEIRQMSGAQIKIANATEGSSERQITITGTPANISLAQYLINARLTSEVTGMGAI, from the exons GAAATGGAGTCCAAGGTCTCCGAAGGTGGCCTCAACGTCACCCTCACCATCCGGCTGCTGATGCACGGCAAG gAAGTTGGAAGCATCATTGGGAAG AAAGGAGAGACCGTGAAGAAGATGCGTGAGGAG AGTGGGGCAAGGATCAACATTTCAGAGGGGAACTGCCCTGAGCGGATTGTGACGATCACTGGCCCCACCGATGCCATCTTCAAGGCTTTTGCCATGATCGCCTACAAATTTGAGGAG gaCATAACCAACTCCATGAGCAACAGCACAGCTACCAGCAAACCTCCGGTGACACTGCGGCTGGTGGTGCCGGCGAGTCAGTGCGGCTCCCTCATCGGCAAGGGCGGCTCCAAGATCAAGGAAATCCGAGAG TCCACAGGTGCACAGGTCCAAGTGGCGGGGGACATGCTGCCCAACTCCACGGAGCGGGCGGTGACGATCTCGGGAACACCTGACGCAATTATCCAGTGTGTCAAACAGATCTGTGTGGTGATGCTGGAG TCCCCACCAAAAGGTGCCACCATTCCCTACCGCCCAAAGCCCGCCTCCACCCCTGTCATTTTTGCAGGTGGTCAG GCCTATACAATTCAGGGACAATACGCTATTCCACACCCGGAT TTGACCAAGCTCCACCAGTTGGCTATGCAGCAAACCCCCTTTACTCCCCTTGGACAGACCACCCCCGCTTTCCCTG GAGAAAAGCTGCCCTTACATTCCTCCGAAGAAGCTCAAAATCTGATGGGCCAGTCATCAG GTTTGGATGCCAGTCCCCCGGCCAGTACTCATGAACTCACCATTCCCAATGAT CTAATAGGCTGCATAATTGGACGCCAAGGGACCAAAATCAATGAAATTCGGCAGATGTCGGGAGCGCAGATCAAAATCGCCAATGCCACAGAAGGGTCATCGGAGCGCCAAATCACCATCACAGGAACCCCTGCAAACATCAGCCTTGCGCAGTACCTCATCAACGCCAG GCTGACGTCTGAGGTCACTGGAATGGGCGCAATCTAA
- the PCBP3 gene encoding poly(rC)-binding protein 3 isoform X3 produces the protein MPWTAGLPAVLSMLFSGVARPSQESLWSSRPSCREMESKVSEGGLNVTLTIRLLMHGKEVGSIIGKKGETVKKMREESGARINISEGNCPERIVTITGPTDAIFKAFAMIAYKFEEDITNSMSNSTATSKPPVTLRLVVPASQCGSLIGKGGSKIKEIRESTGAQVQVAGDMLPNSTERAVTISGTPDAIIQCVKQICVVMLESPPKGATIPYRPKPASTPVIFAGGQAYTIQGQYAIPHPDQLTKLHQLAMQQTPFTPLGQTTPAFPGEKLPLHSSEEAQNLMGQSSGLDASPPASTHELTIPNDLIGCIIGRQGTKINEIRQMSGAQIKIANATEGSSERQITITGTPANISLAQYLINARLTSEVTGMGAI, from the exons GAAATGGAGTCCAAGGTCTCCGAAGGTGGCCTCAACGTCACCCTCACCATCCGGCTGCTGATGCACGGCAAG gAAGTTGGAAGCATCATTGGGAAG AAAGGAGAGACCGTGAAGAAGATGCGTGAGGAG AGTGGGGCAAGGATCAACATTTCAGAGGGGAACTGCCCTGAGCGGATTGTGACGATCACTGGCCCCACCGATGCCATCTTCAAGGCTTTTGCCATGATCGCCTACAAATTTGAGGAG gaCATAACCAACTCCATGAGCAACAGCACAGCTACCAGCAAACCTCCGGTGACACTGCGGCTGGTGGTGCCGGCGAGTCAGTGCGGCTCCCTCATCGGCAAGGGCGGCTCCAAGATCAAGGAAATCCGAGAG TCCACAGGTGCACAGGTCCAAGTGGCGGGGGACATGCTGCCCAACTCCACGGAGCGGGCGGTGACGATCTCGGGAACACCTGACGCAATTATCCAGTGTGTCAAACAGATCTGTGTGGTGATGCTGGAG TCCCCACCAAAAGGTGCCACCATTCCCTACCGCCCAAAGCCCGCCTCCACCCCTGTCATTTTTGCAGGTGGTCAG GCCTATACAATTCAGGGACAATACGCTATTCCACACCCGGAT CAGTTGACCAAGCTCCACCAGTTGGCTATGCAGCAAACCCCCTTTACTCCCCTTGGACAGACCACCCCCGCTTTCCCTG GAGAAAAGCTGCCCTTACATTCCTCCGAAGAAGCTCAAAATCTGATGGGCCAGTCATCAG GTTTGGATGCCAGTCCCCCGGCCAGTACTCATGAACTCACCATTCCCAATGAT CTAATAGGCTGCATAATTGGACGCCAAGGGACCAAAATCAATGAAATTCGGCAGATGTCGGGAGCGCAGATCAAAATCGCCAATGCCACAGAAGGGTCATCGGAGCGCCAAATCACCATCACAGGAACCCCTGCAAACATCAGCCTTGCGCAGTACCTCATCAACGCCAG GCTGACGTCTGAGGTCACTGGAATGGGCGCAATCTAA